Within the Aeromicrobium sp. Root236 genome, the region ACATCGCTGACGAGCTGGTCGACTCGGTGCGCGTGCGGGCCCACAAGGGACTGGTCGGGGACCGTTACTTCGGCACCCGGTTCACGTTCGCGACGATGACGATGATCGCCGCCGAGAGCATCGAGCAGCTCGAGCGCGACATCGCCGGCGACGGGCTCTTCCCGGCGGCCAACACCCCGTTCGACCCCGTGCTGGCCCGCCGCAACCTGGTCACCCGCGGCCTCGACGTCGACGCCCTGGCGCGCACGACGTTCACGCTCGACGGCGGGCACGGGCCGATCCGCTTCCGCTCGATGACGCCGGCCAACCCGTGCGCGTGGATGAACACCGTTTACGCGCCCGGGGCGCACCAGGCCCTGCGCGGGCACGGCGGCATCCGGTGCGAGCCGCTCGACGACGGCGAGCTGTCGGTCGGGCCGGCCACGATCACCGACATCGCACCGATCCCGCCCGAGGAGCTCACCCGACGCATCAAGGCCGCGCCGACAAGCTAGACCTTGGCACCGCCGATCCCACGTTCATCTGAATTGTTGAGCCAAAATCTGGTTGTGACACGAGCATCCTGCGTATCGTCAGACGATGTCCCAGTGCGCGTGTGCATGCAACCGAAGGATGACGTGACGGAACAAGACGACGTAACGGGTAGGTACACATCGGCATTTCCCGTCTACGCGGCGTATGCCACACGGCTTCACGCCCTGATGAGTGATCTGCTGAAATCGGAGAACCTCGAAGTTGTACAAATCGAGTCCCGCGCCAAGGCGGTCGAGAGTCTTATACAGAAGATTCAACGCAAGAAGAGTAGCGAGAGCGACCCGTTGCAATCGGTCACAGACCTTGTTGGCATTCGGATAATCACGTACTACCTCGAGGACGTTGCCCGCGTTGGTGAGTTGCTCGGACGCGAGTTCACCATTGATGCAGAAAACTCGATGGACAAAGCCGAAGCGCTCGCCTCGGACCAATTCGGATACCGGTCAGCGCACTACGTGATCACGCTGGATGATTCTCGGGCCGATCTATTGGAATGGGCACCATTCAAGGGTATGAAGGCCGAAGTTCAGGTGCGCACCTCGCTGCAGCATGCCTGGGCGGCCGTTAGCCACAAATTGGAGTACAAGTCCTCGCAGGCAGCTCCAGCTCAGTTACAGCGCCGGCTCTTCCGACTGAGCGCACTCTTTGAAATGGCCGACGAGCAATTTTCCATTCTTCGCGACGAGAGCAACGCTACGGACTCGGCCTATCGGGCGGAAGTGAGGAAGGGGCGGCTGGACGTCCCGATCGACAGTTCGTCGATCGCGGCCTACATGAGCATCACTGGGCGCGCCGACGAGTACCGGACTATGTTCAAGGAATCAGGACATCAAACGGAGGACATCAAACCGGTACCCGCAGACCGGATCAGGCGAGACCAGTCCGACCTAGTGAAGGTTCTCAAAGCGGTCGGGATCACAACACTGGAGGAACTCGATGAGTATCTGTCTGAAAAGGACAGGCTCGAGAAGATTGCCAAACGGCTGGACGCAGTCTTCGAGGACGACAGTGGCGAAGGCTCGATCTTCGATCTCCTGACGTTGGTGGTGCTACTCGATCGCGACAAGAGCCCGGCGCCGGGACTCCCGATCTACACCGAGGAGTTCTCGGCGCGAATTGCCGCCCTCAGAGAAGAACTCCAGTCAAAGTCGTCACGACGGTCCAACTCGGGTCGCAGGCCCAGCGCTAGCTGAACAACACCCACCGATCTGAAAGCCAGCTGCCGCAGGAAAGCTGCGCTAAAGAACGAACCGCGCCGACAAGCTAGACCTTGGAGCTGGCGGCCCAGATGTTGATGCCGGCCTCGCCCGCGAAGGAGTCGATCTCGGCGAGCTCCTCGTCGGTGAAGTCGATGCGCTGCGCGGCCTTGAGGTTCTCGTCGAGCTGCTCGACCGACGAGACGCCGATCAACGCGGACGTGACACCGCCGGGACGCAGGGTCCAGGAGATCGCCATCTGGGCGAGGGTCTGCCCGCGCTTCTTGGCGATCGCCGCGAGGCCCTTGAGCCGCTTGCGGTTGTCGTCGTTGGCCATCGACTGGTTGAACGAGCCGCGCTTCTGCGAACGCTCGGGGTCGGCGCTCTCGACGTACCTGTCGGACAGCAGGCCCTGGGCCAGCGCGCCGAAGCCGATCGAGCCGACGCCGTGCTCGTCGAGGACGGTGGTCAGTCCCTGCTCGATCCAGCGGTTGATCATCGAGTAGGACGGCTGGTGGATCACGATCGGGGTGCCGAGCTCGTTGGCGATCGCGACCGCCTCGGACGTGCGCTCCGGCGAGTAGGACGAGATGCCCGCATAGCGCGCCTTGCCCTGGCGGACGATCGCGTCGAGCGCGCCGATCGTCTCCTCGAGCGGCGTGCCCGGGTCGGCCCGGTGCGAGTAGAAGATGTCGACGTGGTCGACCGACATCCGCTGGAGCGACTCGTCGAGGCTCGCGAAGAGGTACTTGCGTGAGCCGAAGTTGCCGTAGGGGCCCGGCCACATGTCGTAGCCGGCCTTGGTCGAGAGGATCAGCTCGTTGCGGTACGCCTTGAAGTCGGTGCGCATCATGCGACCGAAGTTCTCCTCGGCCGAGCCGTAGGGCGGGCCGTAGTTGTTGGCGAGATCGAAGTGTGTGATGCCGTTGTCGAACGCGTGGCGCAGCACGGCCCGCTGGTTGTCGAACGGGAAGTTGTCGCCGAAGTTCCACCACAGCCCGAGCGACAGCGGCGGCAGGAACAGGCCCGAGCGGCCGACCCGGCGATAGTCCCAGTGCGTGTAGCGATCCTCCGCGGCGACGTAGGGGCGGTGGATCTCGGGCACGGAGTCGGCGTAGGAGGCGCTGTCGGTCATGGCTCCACGCTAGTCGCCGGCTCGGACGTCACGCGGGG harbors:
- a CDS encoding GTP pyrophosphokinase family protein → MSDLLKSENLEVVQIESRAKAVESLIQKIQRKKSSESDPLQSVTDLVGIRIITYYLEDVARVGELLGREFTIDAENSMDKAEALASDQFGYRSAHYVITLDDSRADLLEWAPFKGMKAEVQVRTSLQHAWAAVSHKLEYKSSQAAPAQLQRRLFRLSALFEMADEQFSILRDESNATDSAYRAEVRKGRLDVPIDSSSIAAYMSITGRADEYRTMFKESGHQTEDIKPVPADRIRRDQSDLVKVLKAVGITTLEELDEYLSEKDRLEKIAKRLDAVFEDDSGEGSIFDLLTLVVLLDRDKSPAPGLPIYTEEFSARIAALREELQSKSSRRSNSGRRPSAS
- a CDS encoding aldo/keto reductase, yielding MTDSASYADSVPEIHRPYVAAEDRYTHWDYRRVGRSGLFLPPLSLGLWWNFGDNFPFDNQRAVLRHAFDNGITHFDLANNYGPPYGSAEENFGRMMRTDFKAYRNELILSTKAGYDMWPGPYGNFGSRKYLFASLDESLQRMSVDHVDIFYSHRADPGTPLEETIGALDAIVRQGKARYAGISSYSPERTSEAVAIANELGTPIVIHQPSYSMINRWIEQGLTTVLDEHGVGSIGFGALAQGLLSDRYVESADPERSQKRGSFNQSMANDDNRKRLKGLAAIAKKRGQTLAQMAISWTLRPGGVTSALIGVSSVEQLDENLKAAQRIDFTDEELAEIDSFAGEAGINIWAASSKV